GGCACCGCGCCGTGGTGTGCTGTTCAACGCTCTTCACTTCACTTTTCTTCACGTCACTTCATCTCACTTTTTTTCACGTCGCGTCGGTCTCGCCCGCCTGATCCTCCAGCCTTCTCTTCGTCTCAATCCAGTCATTCGAGCCGTTGAAGAACGCATCCATCGCCGCGTCGATCGGCAGCGGTCTGATCGGCACGTTGATGCGCGTGCGGGCACTGGGCGTCAAGCCAAACTCCGCTTCGAGCCTTGACAGCGCCAGCGACAGCTTGTTGACGATGGCCACCTCCGGAAACTGCGCAAAGCACTTGATGTTGCCGTTGCCGTCCTTGAGCGGGTACGTCGTGCCGTGCCGATTGACAAACATCGCAGCACGCACCCACTGCACCCACAGCGTGCAGTAACGCGCCAGCGCCATGCCGTCGATCGCAGTAAGCACGCCCATCTCGTCGACATCCAGCACGCCACGCAGCACATCCTGCTGCGCCTTGGGATGCGTGCGCCAGTTGCGCGGGCTG
This region of Phycisphaeraceae bacterium genomic DNA includes:
- a CDS encoding P27 family phage terminase small subunit gives rise to the protein MTTIRDRVRELRRVRASDLRPSPRNWRTHPKAQQDVLRGVLDVDEMGVLTAIDGMALARYCTLWVQWVRAAMFVNRHGTTYPLKDGNGNIKCFAQFPEVAIVNKLSLALSRLEAEFGLTPSARTRINVPIRPLPIDAAMDAFFNGSNDWIETKRRLEDQAGETDAT